The Paenibacillus pabuli DNA segment GCATCAAAAAGCCCAAGCTCACGCATACCCGGCGTGTCGATGACCATCGTACCGGAGGGAAGCATGAACAGCTGACGATGGGTTGTCGTATGCCGCCCCCGGCTGTCGCCCTCCCGAATCGCCTGAACCTGCATGACGTTTTGTTCCATCAACGCATTGAGCAGAGAAGATTTACCGACGCCGGACATGCCGAGAAAGACGACTGTTTTTCCAGGCATGAAATAGGAATCGAGTTCGCTCAGCCCCAGGGCTGTATGACTGCTGATCGCGTGAACCGGCACATCTGGGATACTTTGTGTGACTTCTGAGAGTGGGAGCGTATAATCTTCGACGAGATCAGCCTTGGTCAGAATGACGACCGGCTGGCCGCCGCTCTGCCTGGCTTGTGTCAGGTACCGCATGATGCGGGTAACGTTAAAATCCCTATTTAGAGAAGAAAGGATAAACACATAGTCAAAGTTGGTTGCGACGAGCTGTTCCAGCACGGTTTTGGTATAGCCTGTGGCATGACCGGAGTAATCCGCCCGCGAAAATTTGGAATGGCGGGGCAGTACCGTAACGATGAGAGAGTTTCCGCTCTCGTTGTATTTCAGCAAAACAAAATCTCCGACACACGGAAAGTCCACGCGGGTTTCCGCGCCGTGATAGAACGTTCCTTTGAGAACCGCTGTTACTTCACCACGCTCGGTCATGACCGAGAAGCGCTCGCGCCGAAGCTCTGTCACCCTGCCGGGTAATAATCCGCCTTGAATTGCATCTATTTCTGTATAGCCATAGGTTTTTAAATCAATCATGTTTGTTTGTTAGCTCCTTTAATGTTGTTTTTTGGACGCAAAAATGCCACGGACAAGCAGCCTCTAAAAAAGCTGCTGTCGCGCGGCATCAGGACGCAAAAAAGATACGACCTTCATCGTATCTGCAAACAGCAATATTCACGAAAGG contains these protein-coding regions:
- the rsgA gene encoding ribosome small subunit-dependent GTPase A, giving the protein MTELRRERFSVMTERGEVTAVLKGTFYHGAETRVDFPCVGDFVLLKYNESGNSLIVTVLPRHSKFSRADYSGHATGYTKTVLEQLVATNFDYVFILSSLNRDFNVTRIMRYLTQARQSGGQPVVILTKADLVEDYTLPLSEVTQSIPDVPVHAISSHTALGLSELDSYFMPGKTVVFLGMSGVGKSSLLNALMEQNVMQVQAIREGDSRGRHTTTHRQLFMLPSGTMVIDTPGMRELGLFDANEGIRASFADVEEWFPQCRFTDCRHQTEPGCAVLSAIADGSFSRERWEHYLTQQHENKYVQDKTSYLIDKRARDKTLAMQSKNTKKNGGWKI